In one window of Maribacter sp. BPC-D8 DNA:
- a CDS encoding CPXCG motif-containing cysteine-rich protein, giving the protein MFEHYFQCPYCWEEVSMLLDPSVSQQTYVEDCEVCCNPIEVTPQFQENELIGFDVQSIEQ; this is encoded by the coding sequence ATGTTCGAGCATTATTTTCAATGTCCGTATTGCTGGGAAGAAGTATCTATGCTTCTTGATCCTTCCGTTTCACAACAGACCTATGTTGAAGATTGCGAGGTATGTTGTAACCCGATAGAGGTTACTCCGCAGTTTCAAGAAAATGAGCTTATCGGTTTTGATGTTCAGAGTATAGAACAGTAA